The following coding sequences lie in one Alicyclobacillus curvatus genomic window:
- a CDS encoding APC family permease, translated as MAQPTPDVNQQTGYTQELRRTLRLRDLLIYGMIFMVPIAPMAVYGYVSQQSFGMVPLVYLVGIIAMVFTALSYKQISARFPIAGSVYSYVQRGLNPHIGFIAGWMILADYLLVPALLYAFSATWLQSLIPGVPKFVWLIAFVVFNTIVNSLGIALQARTNFILLGIELLALLIFLVFAIKFVFIDGHGAGGLSLRPIFQANHISLGFIANATSIAVLSFLGFDAISTLAEEVDRPSRTVGTATVLALIILGVIFMLQTYMAALVHPNYQNLDPNMGFFDIAKQAGGTFLYDLLIIINIIAAGIANALVGQSAISRILYSMGRDKILPFSGFLSKIHPRFQTPLNATMLVAVISILVALFVPQEKIVTLVNFGALSAFILLNFTVFVYFYIKQRKRTQVFKYLLFPLLGVLIVGYVWFGFDRVTFIFGISWLVLGIIIGAIKSKGYREVPPVLQDM; from the coding sequence ATGGCTCAACCCACCCCGGATGTGAATCAGCAAACCGGGTACACGCAAGAACTTCGGCGCACGCTGCGTTTGCGAGACTTGCTCATCTACGGCATGATTTTTATGGTTCCCATTGCACCCATGGCAGTATACGGCTACGTGTCACAACAAAGCTTTGGCATGGTGCCGCTTGTGTACCTCGTCGGCATCATTGCGATGGTATTCACGGCACTCAGTTACAAACAAATCAGTGCGCGATTCCCCATCGCCGGATCGGTATATTCATACGTTCAACGGGGACTTAACCCGCACATCGGATTTATTGCAGGATGGATGATTCTCGCTGATTATTTGCTTGTGCCGGCACTGTTATATGCGTTTTCGGCGACCTGGTTGCAGAGCCTGATTCCTGGTGTACCGAAGTTTGTCTGGCTCATCGCTTTCGTTGTCTTTAATACCATTGTAAACAGCCTTGGGATTGCGCTCCAAGCAAGGACCAACTTTATCTTGCTGGGCATCGAACTCCTCGCCCTACTAATTTTTCTCGTCTTTGCCATCAAATTTGTGTTCATCGACGGCCATGGCGCAGGTGGTTTGTCACTTCGGCCAATATTTCAGGCCAACCACATCAGTTTGGGATTCATAGCAAATGCGACATCCATTGCAGTCCTCAGTTTCCTTGGCTTCGATGCAATCAGCACACTTGCCGAAGAAGTCGACCGCCCCTCACGTACCGTAGGGACCGCCACGGTTTTAGCTCTCATCATACTTGGGGTTATTTTCATGCTGCAGACCTACATGGCGGCTTTGGTGCATCCGAATTATCAAAACCTCGACCCGAATATGGGCTTTTTCGATATCGCGAAACAAGCCGGTGGAACATTCCTTTACGATCTGCTGATTATCATCAATATCATTGCCGCAGGCATCGCCAATGCCCTTGTCGGACAGTCAGCCATCTCCCGGATCCTGTACAGCATGGGTCGAGATAAAATTCTCCCATTCTCCGGTTTCTTGTCAAAGATTCATCCAAGATTCCAGACTCCGTTGAATGCCACAATGCTCGTCGCGGTCATCTCGATTCTCGTTGCACTGTTTGTCCCGCAGGAAAAAATTGTGACACTTGTAAACTTTGGCGCATTGTCCGCGTTTATCTTGCTCAATTTCACGGTGTTTGTCTACTTTTACATCAAGCAGCGAAAACGAACGCAGGTCTTCAAATATCTCCTCTTTCCACTCCTCGGTGTTTTGATTGTCGGGTACGTCTGGTTCGGATTTGACAGAGTCACCTTCATTTTTGGTATCAGTTGGCTCGTTCTCGGGATTATTATTGGTGCCATCAAGTCAAAAGGGTATCGCGAAGTGCCGCCAGTACTGCAAGACATGTAG
- a CDS encoding peptide ABC transporter substrate-binding protein: MTFVAGLSAALAVAVVGCGTTNSGSANNAASTTGGNTASTTNTSTSTGGASGTIVDGLFEEPGNLNPILGPDMTFSLIVDTSLYRNLFMVNPQNQLVPQMATEVPTVQNGGISADGLTYTFHLNPNAKWSNGDPFTSKDVQVTYNLITNSQVNAVSKLGWQDVQTFTIVNDHEFKVTLKKPDPAFIDDALSGSLPGILPASVFGSMNPKDVNTATFNHNPTVTNGPYKFVNWVPGASITVTANPYWMGPKPKTTTIQYKVIPDQNTLLTNVKAHAVNVWYFDPITELSQIQAVQGADVHLTPMPAFEMAVVNMRNPILQDVRVRQALELAIDRQAIVQQIYKGKATLLAADQGSMSWSSDPNLQPYPYDLAKAKQLMAAAGWKLGSDGYLQKNGQDFTLTYSTTAGNSVRAATERLIQYWFKQLGVKLIIKNYPANEYFGTVLPSGKGWDLGEFEFQDSTNPVSATEQLFTSTGAQNFGGFKNSTVDQLIKKVDVTTSQTQRQQMMQQVESIMHDQLPALWYYAPDEVDTTVNLSGYTPNPWSVDTWNVYDWQLKK; the protein is encoded by the coding sequence GTGACATTTGTTGCCGGATTATCCGCGGCTCTTGCAGTTGCTGTCGTTGGCTGTGGCACAACGAACAGCGGATCGGCAAATAATGCTGCGAGCACGACGGGTGGTAACACGGCGTCAACGACCAACACATCCACGTCCACAGGCGGAGCAAGCGGTACGATTGTTGACGGGTTGTTCGAGGAACCTGGTAACCTGAACCCAATTCTTGGCCCTGACATGACGTTCTCCCTGATCGTGGACACGAGCCTGTACCGGAACCTGTTCATGGTCAATCCCCAGAACCAATTGGTGCCGCAAATGGCGACCGAAGTCCCAACCGTACAAAACGGAGGTATCTCGGCGGATGGTCTGACGTACACGTTCCATCTGAACCCGAACGCCAAATGGTCCAACGGAGACCCATTCACATCCAAAGACGTCCAGGTCACGTATAACCTCATCACGAATTCGCAAGTCAACGCCGTCTCCAAACTCGGTTGGCAAGACGTTCAGACCTTCACGATTGTAAACGATCACGAGTTCAAGGTGACGCTGAAAAAGCCCGATCCCGCTTTCATTGACGACGCACTCTCAGGCTCCCTTCCGGGTATCCTGCCGGCCAGCGTGTTTGGCAGCATGAATCCGAAGGACGTCAACACAGCAACCTTCAACCACAACCCAACAGTCACCAACGGACCATACAAGTTTGTCAATTGGGTGCCTGGCGCATCCATCACGGTAACAGCCAATCCTTACTGGATGGGACCGAAACCGAAGACGACGACGATTCAGTATAAAGTGATTCCAGACCAGAATACGCTGCTCACCAACGTCAAGGCGCATGCCGTGAACGTTTGGTATTTCGATCCGATTACTGAGCTCTCTCAAATCCAGGCCGTGCAGGGAGCAGACGTCCACTTAACGCCAATGCCTGCGTTTGAGATGGCCGTCGTCAATATGAGAAACCCCATTCTTCAGGACGTACGCGTACGACAGGCCCTCGAACTTGCGATTGACCGGCAAGCGATTGTCCAACAAATCTACAAAGGGAAAGCGACCTTACTCGCAGCAGACCAGGGTTCCATGTCTTGGTCGAGTGATCCAAATCTGCAACCATATCCGTACGACCTCGCCAAAGCGAAGCAGTTGATGGCAGCAGCGGGCTGGAAGCTGGGTTCAGACGGCTACCTGCAGAAAAACGGGCAGGACTTCACACTTACGTACTCCACTACGGCCGGCAACTCTGTCCGTGCCGCCACGGAGCGCCTGATTCAGTACTGGTTTAAGCAACTCGGTGTCAAGCTCATCATTAAAAACTACCCGGCCAATGAGTATTTTGGCACCGTATTGCCATCCGGAAAGGGATGGGATCTCGGTGAGTTTGAGTTCCAAGACTCGACCAATCCGGTTTCAGCAACAGAACAGTTGTTTACGTCGACGGGGGCGCAAAACTTTGGTGGCTTTAAGAATTCGACGGTCGATCAGTTGATTAAGAAGGTTGACGTGACCACCAGTCAGACGCAGCGTCAGCAAATGATGCAGCAAGTTGAGTCCATCATGCACGACCAGTTGCCAGCCCTCTGGTACTATGCACCAGACGAAGTCGATACGACGGTCAATCTGTCGGGATATACGCCAAACCCATGGAGCGTCGACACCTGGAACGTGTATGACTGGCAGCTGAAGAAATAA
- a CDS encoding transposase has translation MNGVKYKNFEQASFEDIMVYSVIPPHPFWDAVAKYIDFSFADKLCAPLYSPIGQHPYAPSLKLKIHLVQRYYNISDREMELKIVGDIFIKRFLGVPISLAKFDHSTIALDRSRLGADIFHACHVNILAQALNLGMWGQDDDRWLVDAFHTHANVATPSVYELIQQAAQKLVRYLKRHNPARYEKLKENMDVGAFFRKLKREVQGSERNLAFSNLCVLAFSLVAWLERADTDDMDTQWKNDNEQETAKQQREVLLRILRENVTPKLPDENQSPSSENVEPQKEDIQYVEQDKNNKPSDRVVSAHDPEVRVGHKSKKLAFIGDKTQVVESANSHLVLNAEPIPGNEVDGIALESVVKAVVDEFDKRPKEVVADSAYGNAENRDKLSKELHILLTAPLPKFTNPSGKAFRAEDFTYIPERDVVVCPGGYTSVRKNHIKQSKGTQHGFAEEDCTACPLRAQCTDHAKGRTVFVSDYWELIQEAKKYNASQEGQEALRARYEIERTNNEMKRHHGLGKPRTRGRSKLRIDVKITSMVVNVKVMVKELLNRGKPLEAPVCL, from the coding sequence ATGAACGGGGTAAAGTACAAGAACTTTGAGCAAGCCTCCTTCGAGGACATCATGGTGTATTCAGTCATACCACCTCATCCATTCTGGGATGCAGTGGCGAAATACATTGATTTCTCGTTCGCGGATAAGCTCTGTGCTCCCTTGTACTCACCCATCGGCCAACACCCGTATGCCCCGTCCTTGAAACTTAAAATCCATCTCGTACAGCGGTACTACAACATTTCCGACCGTGAGATGGAGCTAAAGATCGTCGGTGATATCTTCATTAAGCGATTTTTAGGTGTACCGATCTCACTCGCAAAGTTTGACCACAGCACAATTGCGCTGGACAGGAGTCGGCTTGGCGCGGATATATTCCATGCCTGTCACGTGAATATCCTCGCTCAGGCACTGAACCTCGGCATGTGGGGACAAGATGATGACCGCTGGTTGGTAGATGCGTTCCACACGCATGCCAATGTTGCTACGCCAAGTGTATATGAGCTCATTCAACAAGCGGCTCAAAAGCTTGTGCGTTACTTGAAGCGTCATAACCCAGCGCGTTACGAAAAATTGAAGGAGAACATGGATGTGGGGGCATTCTTTCGCAAACTCAAGCGTGAGGTGCAGGGCAGCGAAAGAAATCTCGCCTTCAGCAATCTATGTGTTTTGGCGTTCAGTTTAGTGGCATGGCTGGAACGTGCGGACACCGACGACATGGATACCCAGTGGAAAAACGACAATGAGCAGGAAACAGCCAAGCAACAACGCGAGGTGCTCCTGCGTATTTTACGTGAGAACGTTACTCCGAAGCTCCCTGACGAAAACCAGTCTCCTTCATCTGAGAATGTGGAACCACAGAAAGAGGATATTCAGTACGTTGAACAGGACAAAAATAACAAGCCCTCCGACCGTGTAGTGAGTGCACATGACCCAGAAGTACGTGTTGGGCACAAGTCCAAAAAGCTGGCGTTTATTGGCGATAAGACACAAGTCGTGGAGTCGGCCAACTCTCACCTAGTCCTCAATGCGGAGCCTATCCCTGGTAATGAAGTAGATGGAATTGCACTGGAGTCGGTTGTAAAGGCTGTGGTGGATGAGTTCGACAAGCGTCCCAAGGAAGTAGTGGCAGACTCAGCTTACGGAAATGCTGAGAATCGCGACAAGCTCTCCAAGGAACTACATATCCTTCTAACGGCACCGTTGCCCAAATTCACGAACCCGTCCGGAAAGGCATTTCGAGCTGAAGACTTCACATACATACCGGAACGTGACGTGGTCGTGTGTCCTGGTGGGTACACGTCAGTCCGAAAGAACCACATTAAGCAATCTAAGGGTACACAACATGGATTTGCTGAAGAGGATTGCACAGCATGCCCTTTACGTGCGCAGTGCACCGACCATGCAAAGGGACGTACTGTGTTCGTGAGTGACTACTGGGAACTGATTCAGGAGGCAAAGAAGTACAATGCGAGCCAGGAGGGTCAAGAGGCACTTCGAGCTCGATACGAAATTGAGCGCACCAATAACGAAATGAAACGTCACCACGGACTCGGAAAGCCCCGAACCCGTGGTCGTAGCAAGTTGCGGATCGACGTTAAGATTACCTCTATGGTGGTCAATGTAAAGGTAATGGTGAAGGAGTTATTGAACCGAGGTAAGCCGTTAGAGGCCCCCGTCTGCCTTTAA